The sequence below is a genomic window from Andrena cerasifolii isolate SP2316 chromosome 6, iyAndCera1_principal, whole genome shotgun sequence.
CTCCTACGAGAGCCACTTTCAGCACGTCCACAAAGTCCCTCGTTAAATTCCGATTTAGCATGTCGGCAATAACTTCCTGCGTATCAGTATTCTCTTCGTCCAGACCACCAGATTCGTATAGATGTGCGATGTACTGCCACTTGGCACTTAATCTTTGGCACACTGGTCGCGTAAAAAGAAAGTGTAAGTGAACGGAAAgggaaaaataagaaagataAAAGTGTCTTACTGTGCGTAGAGACATGAGCCAGTACAGGTACGAGAACACTTTCATAAAACGCAGGTGGACAGGAATATATGAATGGCTTCataaatacacgtataattGGTCTCAGTCTGTAATCTGGAATCAGCTGAAAGGAGAGAGAAGtttagaaattagaaattttcatACACATATAATGTAATCCCTTTGTGATTCTATTTTACAGCGCTTGGCTAGAGAGGAACAAATAATTACCTCCATATTAGAGAAGACCGAATTGATAAGAGCTGGCGCCAAACCAGGTAACTGATAAAAGTCTCTTCCGATCATATGACACCCACTGCCCAGCATGTGGTAGCACTGGTCATGAATAGTACTGAGGAACGATTGCATTCGCACCAAAGCCGTACTAGAAGATTGATCAGGTTCTGACGTGTTATCATTTGTTATATTTAGGCCTAAAAGGTTCGCTTTTTCCGACTCGAGCAGTTCGTGAGCATTTTTGTATCCCTGATAGAGAAAAGCAGAGGGCATTATGTTTGCACCTGTTGGATGAGAGATAAATTGTTAACGTACGCATTACCTCTGACAGTGCTGCTAAAGCGGCGGGTGTGAAGAGGGCGTTCATTGCTCTGAGCAGTGCGAAAAGCGTTGGCAGTACCGGGATCACATGTGGCGTGGCAGGATTTCTGTACACGGGATTTCCGCTTTCGCTGAGCGCGGTAACGAAGCTACCTCTCGCAGCGCGATCCGGATCGTCCGGGATCGAGCACCGTTTCACGACGCTCAATATCGTACAAATGCAAATCATTAAGTCACTTCGATTCTGGCCTGCCAGGTCTTCCGTCATATTCTCCACTGGTGGTCTGTCCAGCCCTATGAATCTCATTAATTCAAGGGGACCTTTGAATGCTTCAGCGCCGAGGGCGATGAATTTCGCCGACCCTTCACCGATCACTTCAGCTACGAATCTGGTTTGCCTCTCGTAATCACAGAAGTGATTTGATATCAGTAACAGAGCCTCGTACAGCATGATAGTCTCCATCTTGGACAACGGGCTGGGTTCACGCGCTAAGCCGCGGACCATTGAGTGTATTTGATCGAATACTGGGAGAAGTAACAATGGATACTTCAAACTAATCTTCACCATCAGACTAGCTGCATGACGCCTCACGTTCTTTGCTGCCCTGGACCGAGTGCCCTTCGTCTCGCCGGGTGCTTCGAATACGAGAGCGGCAAAGATCTTTTCCAGAACTCTTGGCAGGATGGCTACTCCTGGCATAGCCATTGAACCGGTTGACATAGACAGGAACACGAAGAGCGCGCTGATGCATGAAAGTAGAGCCGACAGCAGCCAGGGATCTTGCGGAGAGTAACCAAGACACAACTCCAACAGCTGAAGGCCAGTTTGTACGCTTGGTCGTTCGTTGATTAATAGAATTCTTGATACGACAGAATCTAGTGCTTGTGCGAGGGCTTCCCATTCGAGATACTGCGGATCGTTCTGATCACTTTTGTACCGAAGATCTGCCATCCCCTTTGTTATCTTGGCTGTCAACCATTGCTGTACATAAGTAAACGTTACTAACGGCGCTACCATTGTCGCGTGCCGAAATCCTTCCAACAAATCGGTCCTGAATCGATGGAGGAAGACGTTGAACTCTTCCTCCGAATCATAGTCAGCGAGACAGTAAGTGCTCATCCCATTGCTCTGTCTACCGTGCGGATATCCTATTTTTATTAACTTTGGGGCCGTGCTCTCTACATACTTCGGTATGTAAGTCAACAGTAACGGATCTTGCTTTATCTGTTCGTGTTTAAACAGCATTATCCAAATCGCGTTCGCCATGTGTATCAATGTTAAGCTCGAGGAAATGGTGAACGTTAGCACAGTGTCCAGAAATATGTTAAAATGTGCTGGTCGAATGCTAGAACCGTCGTCTTTGCCCCAAAGCGTACATAGCTGAGTCGCCATTCCAGTCAATACCTGaatttaggtttataaaaaaACGTAATAAGCTTGACGCAATATCGGTAGAAGCCTCGATTAAATTTAGGTAAAGCATTATGGAAGTTACCTGTGTAAGTTTCTTTAAGAACAAGTAATGATTCTCGTGAAACTCGTTCGAGCCACTAACAGATGGTGCCGCGGTTGCCGCGGCATAAATGTACCTTAAAGCGTCTTCAGAAAATAAAATCATTAGTTGCTTTCTGTCTTCGGCTTTCCCTTTACGATTCACAATTTGCAACAAACATTCAGCTGCCGAACATTGAAATATCGGATCCCCCAGCAACAAACATAGTATTTGCAATAGTCTGCCGTCTTCTGCCATCACGTGATTGATTGAAATCCACTCCACGAATCCAGTTAACGTAGATAATACTACCTATCGAGTAAAAACAGGTGAACATAGTTTTAACAATTTACTTTGTAATGCCATATTCTATAAAACCTTTGCGCTCGATGTACCTGTACAACTTTACTATGCGCGGCTGCCTCGGACATGCATCCTAAATTATTCTTCTTTTGAAACTCCGAGAAATGCTGCTCCATTAATCTGAGAAAGAAGCTGAAAATCTCAGCCATGTTGGTGTTAAGCGCTTGGTATATATCCTTCCTTCTCTGATTAGATTCTAAAGTTTGCAAGAGCGCAACATCTTCGACCAGCCTTAAAAACACTAGAAGAACTAATTCAGTCTGACTTTCTCCCCTCGTACAAGCTTGACTGAGTTCCGACAGCAGTGTGGGCCATTGCTGCGGCCATTCCCGCTTTATCATTTCCACCACAACCCGAGAAAGCGCGTCTTTGATGTGAGCCTCTTCCTGTAGCAATGGTTCTGTACCTTCTTGAAGTAGCTTCATAGCGTTCTCCTTTATAAATATCTTTTCCGATTGCGATATCTGCGTCCATCGGTATTTAATACAATGCTCCATCAGCTGCAATCCGAAGTGCCGTACCACGGAACTCCTGTTCGGCGACTTCTGCGCTAGATATAACCCACATTGAGCGCATAGAGGCGACGACTCCTTAAATCTCTCGCAAGCATTGTACACTTCCAAACGCTGCTGCTGCGGCACGTTTGGCGACATCATCACCTCTACCACTTGAGCGAGTTCAGCTGATATTTGGGCAACATCGCCCACACCGAACTCCATTCCTGCCTATTGCTCTGTAACGAAAGTAAAATACGCTTATTTCTCCCAATTTCCACCACCATTTaacatattatttctccattggcTGCGGTATTCATGAAATATTTGCTGAACAGGTGTGAAGCCAGAATAGAAGACTTGATCACATGTAAGTTAGAGTTCGTACTATAAAAGTAAAAGAGTTTGAAGAACGACtaaatggaaaataaaattaaacgatTACTTTTACTTGCTACAAGTTTAACATACATTCGCATACAAGATACATGCACAGACGATACTCAAATCTGTGACCTCTGGAACATCTGTCCAATGGATATGAATTTCACTTATCAATTCCTGCTGCAAATGATAAAACCATTAATGCTTTCTTCCATCATTTGGAGCAATGCTAGGTCAAGCGCAACGTAAGTAACGATCTACTTTGCATAAGGTATGCAAGGAAAATGTCATTTCACATCTGCCAGGCACGTGACGTTCATGAAATTAAGCGAAACAACAGAATCTACCAAAGGAATAGAACAGAAAGGGGAGCCTTGAAAGTGTCGCAAAACAACATGTTGTTGGAAATTGAAGATCAGTAGCGAATGAAGAAAGACAATTAGACGAGCGTGACTCGCGATAGACATGAGAGCTGTTCCGCGGCGGACAAGAATCTGCCTGAAATGATGGGAATTCGCAGATGAATCGAATGACGTAAACTCGTGCGATCAGGATGGTAGGGAAGCACGAGGCAAGGCAGCTTCTGCGAGGTGTGTGTGTGTAGCATGCCTTGACAGAAGGTACCTACCTTTTAACGCGATCGTAGATCGAGACGGATCGAAGATACACGTCTGGCAAAATTTCTGCCGATACGATCTGTCAATTCATATCTGGTAATTGTTGAAAGAGTCAAAAACTCGCGGCGCGCACAAGCGGTGCTCTTATGCGTCTAGGTATTTAGTCGAAGAAGCTCGCCTCCGGGAGATACGCGGCACGTTGAACAATTACATGTATAACCACACGTAAAATACCTACTGCCCTCTAGACCATTTGAATTCGACCTAACTTCACCTCACGGCGCGtgcatgtttttttatgtttatgtaCGAGCCTCGTAATTGTAATTAGTAACGCGACGGTGTCCGCGGGATAAATATACCACGGACGAAtcgagaaattaaagaaaagatcaTTGATTGTCGTTTACCCTTCATATACGATAGTTGAAGCTTCCCTCGATAAAGTTCGAGTGAACTTTCTTGGTGGAAGTTTGAAGGTTATGCCGGCGATCTCTCGTCGATGTTAACCCTTTGCTGCTCTATGCCTGGCAATGGCGCGTTATCACGTTAAATATCCGCATCTGTTCTCTGGCATTGGCGTGCTTTCGCGCCAACGAGGCATGGAAAGTGTTTTGTCCGATAGATTCGATCTAGGGATATTCTAGATTCTAGACTGACCGATAAATGTGACGAAAATCACGTCTAATATGATGTAGGATGAATTTGTAATATATATAATGAAAATCAttacatcttaatatataaagcacaaagtgtttgtgtttgtctgtcgtctaaaaacttttaaacttttttttataaaataagaattaaatttcgggcgaagccgcgTAGTAAAGTTAGTATATTATATGGCAAAGTAGTCAAGGGTCCGTACTATTAGATTTAACTGCAAAAATACGTGAATTATTTgtagaaaatttgtaattaattaataaaccaGAGTATGCACTAAGAACCGCGTCAGATTCGTTCTAATCCTGTCGAAAAgctgttaataactaattaataaagaaaatagttgCAAATATGATATAGGAAAGTAGTCAAAGGCTTATGCTTTAAGATGcaaatgtaaaagtacataaattaTTCTTGGAAAATGAATAATTCATTCATTTTCCGTGATAGCACAGTTCACTGTGAATCAAGGTTATGTGCGAAAACATAcgaattgtttatttaattgtcATAGGCCTCTTCTAGAGGCTGCCAGGGTCATTATTTAATGGTTTTTAAcaacaaaattgtttatttattggccGAAGAAGCTATTTGGCCACAAATGCTAGCGACACGTAGCAGCGGGAAAGAGAATTAAACTATGAGCTACTTCCCTGGTATTGGCGTTTTAACGCCCATTTTTTCAgtacatacgtacatatataCAATACAACAATGCTAAATGGAATCatcaaatgaataaataaataaatatataaataatatcacTTATACTGCGAGAGCCGACTCTGTATATATATCACTGATACAACTGTCCTtcattagtaatttaattgagttttattctgaaaattgttcaaaTCGTATTTATACATCGCGGGAAGGAGAATTGTGAATGGGGGGTAGGAAATGAAAGTACTGCAATTAAAATGATGCAAATTTAATGAGAACGCCGAAAGATTACATTTGTGGTAGGTATATACAAAATGAGCTTAATTTAATTGATGACAAATGAAATCGTAAGAAACAACGAATGGTGTCGGATACTGTGGTCACGCATGTTTCATTTACATGCAGGCAACGTAGTGATGCTAAGTTTAGGGCTCGAGGGACCGATTCGACAGAATTAAACCGCTGCCGATCATCTAATTGGAGAGAAACATGGTATTCAATGTTAAAATAAAGCGTCCGTATAACAATTCCGTTGCGACGCATATTGGAACATCCGTACTGgtcaatgtaaaaaaaaagtgcGTCCAAATGAATCAAAAGAATTCTCATTTCGCGACGGTGATATTTATCAAGAATACACACGGTTGATTATGAGCGGCGTATTAACTGTGTATCCTATGTATATATCCctagaaaaatatttctatcacATTTACGTATTTAACAATAGTACATATTAACATGTAACAGTTTCGAGATGTGTTTCTTCAACCTGGTTACAGTACACAAGTTGCAAATGACTTTACTCTTTTTTTCATccaatttctttcctttttctttttcgtcgAATATTTTCCATCTTTTTCTAGTTCTTCTTTTTTAGAAACAATTTGTCGCAGCAGTTCGATACGAGCAACAGTTGCACAGAATAAATGAAAAACTCTCGTGTTAATTAATCAGACATCATTATAATTACATATTAACGACATAATCGTATAATCATCCTACATTGTTGTATCAAAAGACTACCAGTCTTTTCGAAGTCTGTTCGACGGCAGTGCATCAGTAAAATGCGTTCAATTCATTATCAAGAAAACTTCAATCGGGAATTAGGAAGCAGAAAGATAACAGTTCACTCGTCGCTGATCCGGAAGCAGATTACAGGAAAACTAATATTATCGTTTACGCAAAAAAAagactgagagagagagagagagagaaagagacagagagagagagaaagagagagagaaaaaaaaacaattatataaAACATGTTCTCTTTATCTAATCATTGAAAATAACTCGGTTAATCAatcaacatatatatatttatttatatacgataAGCCTCTAACGTTAAATTGTATAGATAATATCGATAATAGTTTCTTTATCAACAATTTTGAGACAGCGTATTCGATCTCTGGGATCATCACTGTATTCGCGATGTTACATCGTATAGCGAAATACAacacgaaagaaaggaaaacaaaGAATAACTTGAAGTGAAAAACAACGTTCCGGTACTGTTTAGAGAAAACAAGTCTCTTGTTGCAGCTCGGTGCATTTTAAAATGTTCCCGTGAAATGAACAAACGTTGACACGTAATAGGTATTACGGTCACGTAGAAGCGAATTTCCCGATTCGTCTGGAATTGTTACAATGCAATCACTTTTCTTCATCAAGTGTTcgagaaaaatgtaaaatatacatacatatatatatatatacatacatataggtatatatatatgtatatatatgagtatatacatatatatttatataaattcacTATCCTTATCTTGTCATATTTATCACCGTGTAGAGCTAGCTAGCGTCTATCCGTTCCTTAGTTTTCTCATCATCAtcgttattactattactattattattatcatcatcatcattatcattaaggtatattataaatatgttaTAAACGGGACAAGTAATGTTACACTATGTACAAAAGTAAGATGAAAATCTGTCTACGGGAAACTAAATACGCGAAATGCAAACCGCTAGATTGCATTTCCATTTCCAGTAACAGTCTCAGAGTTTGTATTTCattttcccatttttccccCTTATTACTTTTAATATGAACTTAAATGTGTTCGGTTCCTAAATCGGTCATAGAAGCCGCCTCAGTGTCATCTGCAGGACTTTGTCCCACACATGTTTCTCGTACAACACAAAGAAGAAACGGTAGTTTCACGAATAAAAGTGTCACGGAGGATAACCATGATGATTCTTTGCGATTCAAGAAGAGCCTACCTCCCACGACTTTCCTCTATACCTCATACAAAGAACGTATGGTACACATTATCATATACCGTAAAAAAAGccgttcctacgttataaatcGTTTGAATATCATATGAAATATACACAAAGGTCCGCTTTCAATTTCAAATCCCTTTTCTCTTGCTTCGAATTTCTTGTCGTTAGAATGTGGCGATCGATGGATTCTCCTCGTACACTCCGATAGCGTAAATACGAAAACAAAAAGACGGACATGTTCTCCTCTTTCATATCCAATTGTTACTACGGTTCGACCGGAACTTTCTTCCTCGCCCGTTATCCCGATAATAACGTTAAGAAAAGAAGTGTATTAACCATGCACGTAAAAGTACCACACTCTAAACGTAATTCACATTTGTACTTGTCATAAATCATACATAAGGAGTATTTATAAATGCTCGTTATCTGTTGCTCTTGCGTGACTAAATGATGCTGCATCTAATCAACAGCGACACGCGTCGTGTCGTTTAATTCGATCTAAACTCAATAAATATGTTATATGAAACAAAGAGCGAAgaaattattgattttttttttgtttttttttcattttaaatggTCGATAGAAAATATGCTCAATTCATCCTCCACTGTATGAAATCATGATGTATGAAACTCCGAGTATGAAATCGCGTTCGAATACGCGCGTAATAGTGACTAAAAGAACACGCGATCACGAATTATCACCGCACGGTTTTTATACAGCTCGATTGTTAAATACTAAGTCCCTATTCGTATCTTATGGAAACGTTATACCTTCCTCTGGAACTATGCTTTCTAATGGGATGGGTTCCGCGTATCCA
It includes:
- the Ranbp21 gene encoding exportin-5-like protein Ranbp21, giving the protein MEFGVGDVAQISAELAQVVEVMMSPNVPQQQRLEVYNACERFKESSPLCAQCGLYLAQKSPNRSSVVRHFGLQLMEHCIKYRWTQISQSEKIFIKENAMKLLQEGTEPLLQEEAHIKDALSRVVVEMIKREWPQQWPTLLSELSQACTRGESQTELVLLVFLRLVEDVALLQTLESNQRRKDIYQALNTNMAEIFSFFLRLMEQHFSEFQKKNNLGCMSEAAAHSKVVQVVLSTLTGFVEWISINHVMAEDGRLLQILCLLLGDPIFQCSAAECLLQIVNRKGKAEDRKQLMILFSEDALRYIYAAATAAPSVSGSNEFHENHYLFLKKLTQVLTGMATQLCTLWGKDDGSSIRPAHFNIFLDTVLTFTISSSLTLIHMANAIWIMLFKHEQIKQDPLLLTYIPKYVESTAPKLIKIGYPHGRQSNGMSTYCLADYDSEEEFNVFLHRFRTDLLEGFRHATMVAPLVTFTYVQQWLTAKITKGMADLRYKSDQNDPQYLEWEALAQALDSVVSRILLINERPSVQTGLQLLELCLGYSPQDPWLLSALLSCISALFVFLSMSTGSMAMPGVAILPRVLEKIFAALVFEAPGETKGTRSRAAKNVRRHAASLMVKISLKYPLLLLPVFDQIHSMVRGLAREPSPLSKMETIMLYEALLLISNHFCDYERQTRFVAEVIGEGSAKFIALGAEAFKGPLELMRFIGLDRPPVENMTEDLAGQNRSDLMICICTILSVVKRCSIPDDPDRAARGSFVTALSESGNPVYRNPATPHVIPVLPTLFALLRAMNALFTPAALAALSEGYKNAHELLESEKANLLGLNITNDNTSEPDQSSSTALVRMQSFLSTIHDQCYHMLGSGCHMIGRDFYQLPGLAPALINSVFSNMELIPDYRLRPIIRVFMKPFIYSCPPAFYESVLVPVLAHVSTHMCQRLSAKWQYIAHLYESGGLDEENTDTQEVIADMLNRNLTRDFVDVLKVALVGGAASDATPPDTMEQDMGGMAIDPPSSRGNSIVAEVVSELGTFVLRHPSTCHSVVLCVLGALAWNDSNASLKATMLTGPVVRALTADGSLTPAMAAHIMVAILQGLQLHGQHEANQGSLVTLGTQVYECLRPKFPNIIEVMQQIPGVNPTDLQRFDEKMAVISTKGNKVEKGKKDLFRKITKQLIGRSIGQLFRKEVKIHNLPRIEVFGKPHSIRVDEISKNSNDSGLAALFAGPT